The Bombus fervidus isolate BK054 chromosome 17, iyBomFerv1, whole genome shotgun sequence DNA segment tctaCTGCAAATAATAGTATCTAATTTTTCGcaattttgagaaaataataaatttcttaatagcgaaaaataaattaaatttaacagCAGCCTGAAGAACAAACATGAATCAGTTGCGTGAGGTAGAATTAATTGTAGTTTATCGTTTATTAGTGTGTTTCATGGGAAGTGAACTGGAATCTCACTCCAAAACAGATTCTGGAATCTCTATAGTCTTAACAAATAACACTGATAATTCAATTACATGTGCCTTCCAACATACACGCAATCAGCTTACGTCGATACACGAGAGTTTTCGCTAATTAGATATGCAATTAACTAAATCTCATCAAAGGCAGTGGTAGCTTCGAAGCTCATGACCCATAATTAACTACTCGTTATAGACGTTCCATTAGTTTGAAATGTCAAAGTtcagaagaatattttaatcatatatatatatatatatatgcacataGGTAATGTAAACATTACACGAAAAATTCACACGTTTGTATTATCTTTCCATTTCATCTTTGCTAtcttcattttaaaaaatatcatatattcTGTGAtaattattctctaagctTAATAAATGCAAAAAGGAGTTTGTGATACGATGCTAGTGATAGCATTGAGCAATTAAATCTGGCCAGGAAATAAAGTTAAACCGGATATAGTAGACCCAGAAATCGCACACTTGTTGCGTCTAGAAATACTATAGTCATTTATCGCGTTTGTATACGCGTCTATGCAACTcgcaattaaaaatacatttcattGACTGTGCTTTCATTGACAAATCCAGACGTATGTATGGTATTAATATTACTTGCCTcgataaaatatgttttaacaattttcaCGAATCTTTAACAAACGATCCAACGCTTTAAAAGTTATAGACCCGTTTCGaacatattataatttaaagataTCTTCAAATTAAAACTATTAAATGTAGGCGTGtatgaaacaaaattctaaTGAAACTTTAAATCAGATTAATTTTCTGTCTTTAGAACTAAAGTTCGAGGATATATAGTTATATCGCTGATAAGAAATCGTCGTGATCGAACAATCTCTATTCTTACCCTCCTATTTATACCCGTACAATTTTAGCGGGTCTTTATCTTACGAAAGTTGGCCAATTAAATCGATCGAATTAAAGGATCACTGTCGTAATTCGAATTTCAAGCAAAAATATTAGTATTCGAAAGAGCCAGATGTAACAATTGAAAGATAGGTTCCTTCACCTTACTTAACGTCGACTATTATCTTCGTTCTAGGTCTCTGGTCAGTCTTCCAAGATTTCTTCTTACGGGAGCGTTTCTCCAAAAGATGCAGAGAACTAGTGAGTTCGGCTGATCAACGTAGAATGAACGTCGAGGCTGAGCAGGACGACTAGAAAACTGGCAGAGGGTACGGTCGATCAACCACCCCCACCTTGGTGGGCGAGCACCCCTACCCTGAAAGCAACCCCTACCGCGTCTCTACGAAGTGATATGACGTGCACACGCGCACGGTTATATGGACATTCTACGCGGAACATGTACACACTCCCATTGTGCCACAAAATACGTCTGCCCACGCGATGACCCGACCAGATCCTCAGGCTATCCTTGAAATCGTCTCTTATGTCACATCTTGGCCGCGTATTATCTTCCGAATTAGCCATTTAAAGAGGAgaagtcttctagtaatttTTCAGTGACatcttgtttcgattaagcCTAATTCTACTTAATAAAACCGGCATCGTATAATGTCTTCTAGATTTTAAGGAAGTTTTATTTAGGGAACTTTTATGATTGGATGAtttagtagaattttttacattgtttATAGCAGTACATAAACAAGTAAAGATAGTTTTACACAATAGGGATATTTAGCTTTTATTGAGGAAAGCAGGATGAGGGATAATCCTTCTTAATTAGAACGTGTCCTCTCAAAGTCAATGTTGTGACCGAAATTCATTCGATCTTTGAAGGAAGAATATTTTCCGAGCAATATCGTGGATCGTTTTTTCTTGGTCCTCGTCGCAAATCCGTACTTTCTTTTGTCTCTCGAACGCAAGCGGTGGAGTGGTGGGCTGTACAGGAGGAATTGTAGCACCGTTTTCCGTATTCAGTCCCCGGCCACTTTTCTTCAGCCCCCGCAACAGGCCAAACGCCTACGCCATCGTATAACGCCCACGAGCGCCCAACGCCCACACATATTTTCCATGGCGtatgagagaaagagggaaggTTGGGAAGGAGAAGAGAGATCAACCGAAGtgcgaaattttcttttcttctcctcaACGTCATGCTGACGTTCGCATGTTCTTGCGACGAAGTATTTATCATCGATgaagattttaaaaatatttactatgTCATATCCTTGATCAAGGCGCTCTTGGATTCTGTCATGTTTTCTTCATCCTGTCAAGATATAATTCTCTCATGAATAATCAAGAATTTGACGTGTCCGACGAGGAGGAAGAAATTACTCTTTACTctagaagaaaatggaaatccATTCAAGTTAAGtgcataatattttaatctgttatcttttaatttgtttGTTGCTATCGTTTCAGAAAACAGATAGCAACAACAAGTGGACAAAGAAGAGAGCAGCAGCACGGAATTATGTACTTAGCCGTAACTCTCCAAAAAGAGTCGGCAAATTCTCGGAAACAACCGCTTTAGCAAAGTATTTAACTTGAAATACGACGCATCCTAGCGCACTACGTACCCCAGTAATTGACCTATTTCCAAAGAATCGGCTGCACGCTTGCGCGAATTAATGTAGTTGCACAAAAACAAGTATAACTCACCTGGTCGGATTTCTGGCCAACTAACAACGTTTGCGGTGATACAATTACGGGGGCGTGTATGACAGATGTTCGAAGGCAGCCATCTCTAATAGATATCAATAGATTTATTACTTAACGgtgacaaagaaaaagaagatatctttaatctcaatttttctacttttttgaTTCAGAAGGATGTTAATCATATTGTTCACTCAATATTCAAAAagtagtataaaatattcctttattgtatttcattataaagGGACACAAAATACGAAAGGTCAGGAAGAATAGAAGCACGCGACCGTCGTTAATTTTTGCCGAAGTATCGAGAAAAATTAATGCCACACCCCCAACTATTGCCGAGggagatattttttctttgaacTTCAGAACGAATTTGCGGGACGCAATTTATGCATTTGGGAGGCGAAGAGAAAGGTTTATTTTCGTAAATTTGTCAGAAGTTTGAGTATTCCGTGGAGGATAGATACATTCAAACAAGATAGGATCCGATGCCATCATTGTAATTACGGGGTGAGTTCTGTGAAATAATACTATTCGACGTGCTCGATCCGAAGGTTTGTTCCCATTGACGTCAGCCGTTGATTCTGGAAACGACGAATCCCCGCGCTTCGAAAACTTAGTGGGGGGATGGGGGTGGGGTGGGGGGTGGGGGGGCATACGCGTCGCGAGGAAATGATTCGTGGGAGGGGAACATGGATGTATTCAGGGACGTTGTACGAATATCAggatcaaaataatttattcgtagATAATAATTGTAGGTAATAAATTACTACTATATCTGTTACCTGCTTTTATTAGCAATAATAAGTTGAGCTTTAAGTCATtgtcattatattttaattctcgtacgaataattattgaaatccTTAACTTATTAAGCTTTGAGCTATTGTTACATGTATTTGTGGAGACTTACAACTTGCAGGAGATTATTCCGTTTCATCTTAAGACaggaattaaaattgtaaaatattaaaacagaaatttactatttttaatatcaagaAATGAACTTAGATGTTTTTCGTATTATTTGCTATGAAGATAATTGTTAGAGAttgaagaaatttaaagagttttaataaaataataaatttcaactaCATGATAGATGAATGTGTGACACTGGATACAATAGTATAAATCCATGATGGGACAGGTATTTCAGATTGTTGATACTACCCTGTGAGGTGGAAACTGTAACCAGCAGCTTGAAGGGGGGTATCCCGAAGGAATAGATCGATGTTTCACTCTGTGTAGTAAGAGATGCCTGTTGCTGTAAAAGAGACATAGTTTCATTCATGAACATGGTAAAATGTATACGCATTATACCATTTTAGATCTTtgcgataattaaaaattattttaattgctgattaatttaaaaaatcaatatgatgttattatatttttattgaaagatttctgtatttttaatgAGTGATagttatacaataattatttattaatttactagAAATAATCATATTATTTGTGTTTTCCAATATTAGTATTCTAGCTTCTCAATTATTTCCACGTCGAGTTATTAACTTTCaagctttattttattataaatacagtTACATTAGAAGATACATATGCGTAATATTTATCCTAAATTGTATcttgcaattttatatttatagatactAGGTACTAAAgggtgaatttttttttaaagggTGAATTTAAGTTTATACAAcacatttttattgatttcaCATTCAAGAACATTTGAATGAGAAATATAAACAgaggaaatatttcatttcacatTGCAAAGTTTGCATTTCAATAACATTATTCAAAAATGACAAGATGGCTGTGACAATACCGCTTTCTGTTTAGTAGATTGGGTTTTTAAATACGTGATGGtgtcaattttattaatataaatatatatgttgagTAATAAATAAGTGGATTGCACGATCTTTGTTGATAATTAATTCATCGTAATCAATGCAATAATAAAACGAGTGAATAAAGAGCAAAATATGGCAAGACAATCGTACAGTATTGTTGAGTATTATGGTGAACAGGACGGATATAAATGTGGTTATTGTAAAAGCCCAAACACAAATTTCAGTCATGGCAAGTATCAAAGCATACAGCAAATAtcaattatgaatttttattttaaattattttacttatatatacagaatttcatacttttattaATAGGTTATGTAGTCTCAATGATTATTTCatacatgtataatttttgttcttGTCGTGCtaagtttcatttattaatgcgtcaatgttatttgaataatatgtCTTGTATTGCATCTTTATCTTAATTGTAGTACACTTTAGGTATGGGCACACATAGATTGACTGTTCAAGATTACCAAGCTCTAGTAGATAGAGGTTGGAGAAGGTGTGGTTCTTATTGTTACAAATCTACTATGGATCAAACATGTTGCCCAATGTATACAATTAAGTAAGATTAAAACTtctaaaatgttttaaaaacgaatttcctatctattaaaaaatatgtacatgtgtatattattacaaattatattacaaatttttcatatatctaaatatttataatagatGTGAAGcattacaatttaaaatttctaaatcaCAAAAAAAGGTTTTGAAAAGAATGGCAAAGTTTTTAAGAAATGAATTACATAAAGATGATACTATGGATACGTACAATGGAGATTTTCGTGATAACATTGGTAAAGATTTAatatgttaaattattatttaatatgcaCTTTAACATGTGATTTTATGAAATCATTTTTCATAGATATTGAAGAAATTCCTAATCACAGTAAGCACTTTTTAAAAGTTGACAAAGATATTTCTGATATGaatgtgaaatttattaatgatgAAGTTAATGTAAGGTTACATCCTAGCACATCAAATAAAGAACAGAAAAAGCGTCatctagaaaataaaaaacataattctGAAAGTGTACCTGCTGCATCAAGTTATAACAATGATTCTCATAGTGCACCTCAAAGTCTACAATCCGTAGAAATGAATCCTACTCGGATACCTTGTATGAAAGCAAAGCTTTTACGTAAACAACGAAAACAAAACAAATTAATGACACAAGGAAAAACACAGGAAGAAATAGAAgctattttcaaagaaaataaacaagaAAACCAGGCTAAAAGTTTAGAGCAAATATTTGATGAAGTTTATAATGGAACCAACAGATTAGAGGTAGATACACATTTATTCCATCAAGTTCAGTAAATGTTGCATGCAAATGGTTTCTATAAATGTTGGTCCTCTTTTCTCcaatttattgaatatttaaaaagtaggtaggggaatattgaaaaatactcGAATGATGTTTTTACTATCTCATACTTTTTTAACTGTTCAGTTTAGTTACAGTTATTTCCTTGTTAGTTCATTGTTAGttcaattttgtaattattttgataaagttttgtaaaatttacgaCTTTTATTAGCTGAAACTAGTTAGAACTTCACCAATGTGCTCTGGATATTTAAGTACCTCGAAACAATCTTATGaggtatataaaaaatatcaaacaacAATACATGGAGTTCTAGCAGAAAAGGTTACAGAGATGCAATATATGGGATTTCTTGTGAACTCACCTTTACAGgtaattttgcaatttctataatttcctGCTGAGCTATCTTAGAGCTTTACTTGTTAAAGAaggattattataatttttttattttcatttacataatatCGTACATAATTATTGTTAAAGTAGATAGTTATACAACAGTATTACAGGTTAGatattagatattaattaagaaatatgtgtataaaatactgttttgaaaattgaataattgaaaCAATGCTTAATTGGAGCAAAGTGGACCACCTTTAAATGTGTATTCTATACATAGTGTTCATCGAATATTATTCGCATGTTTAAATTTATCAGATGAAATTGGTGAGAACAATGTCGGATGAGTTTATTAAAACGCTTAAAATAAGCGCAAacctgtttaaaaaatatcaaatgacTATTCATGGTGAAACAGAAAAGGAGTCAGATGATAAATCATTCTTCAACTTTCTTGTAAAAAGCTCTTTACAGGTATACTTCGTATTCAGGTTGCTATCTCAATCtgattttataatctaatCTTATAtgacataaaaagaaatatttgttcatGTTGTtcgttaatatattaaaatgtttaacaaaattatgtatgatatttttacaatcctttttattaaatattgcttaaaaatttcattgcttTGGCTAaagaatatatacaaataaggAGTTTATAATTTTGAAGCCATGGACACCGGATGATGGACCACCAAGTGGATATGGTTCTTTTCATGAACAATATTGGTTAGATAATGAATTAATTGCAGTTGGTGTGATAGATATTTTACCATCTTGCGTTTCAAGTGTTTACTTTTTCTATGATCCGGCTTATTCTCATCTTTCACTTGGCACATTTAGGTTGGTACATTTGGcacattttgatatttaaattatctccAATAAGTTGTTAACTTTCTGTATTCTATTTAGTTCACTTCGAGAAGTTTATTTAACAAGACAATTAAATAAAGTTGCAAAAGATCTGAAATATTACTACATGGGATTCTACATACATTCATGTCCTAAAATGCGATACAAGGCACGAATGAGGCCATCAAAACTATTATGTCCTGAAACTTACGCGTGGTTTGATATTGAACcgtgtttattaaaattagataaagaaaaatatagcaGACTGAATGATGATATTGATGCTATTAACGAGGATAATATAGTTGATATTCGTAAGGTAACAAACGACGttgttttcatatttattttatttaaactgtTTAATTTATTGCAATTAGTAAATGTCATTTGTCTCCAGGTATTAATTTTGTACCAGCAAATTGCGATGCCGTATGAAATCTATAAAAAGCAAGCTCAAACCATCACGCAAGATGAAGAAGACGAGATTAAAGAATATACTAGTTTAGTTGGCATGAAGTGTGCACAGAGATTGTTGCTTTATCGCTGTTAAAGTATGCAAAAAGTTTTAACTTATTTATGAAAACAATCGTGTATTTTATCAAAAGACGAATTGGAATCTTATTATGGATATTAGTaagtgaaattaataaaattaatagcttCAAATAAAGTATTTGTGATGATAAGTATgtagtaaattaataaattcttatcAAATAAAAGCGATTCTTTTCATGCTATGCATACGCTCTACAATATTtacttccttttcctcttattttgcaatatcaaataaaaaatgaattactCTTATTCTCTCTCTTAGCTAATGTACAAAGCACTAAGACActaaattgaatataaatattgtaagttTCGTATGCAGTCCTTCAATTTCATGcataaatactttatttttatgtgTAAATATAGTCGTTTCATTATAttgatatgaaatatttttcattgagaTGGCAGAAgtgaataataagaaatatcgtacgaatttatttaataacgaaacatttaataacaattcttatatcatataaaaaatgaagtttcacttggtatataaaattcgtcagttgaaattctaataaaaattttgcatTATAGCTATATCATTGaccaatttataaaatatttacaatattcttCGGCCCACGATAATTTGTTCTAGTTGTTAACGTTtcataaatatcgtaaaatggAATTCTAGTTTTTATAGATGTGAAGTTGAAAATACATCTTAATACTTGTTTTTGATCACATTCGCGTTCACATCAAGACattcaatattaataaaaatgtaaaagtcAGAATTTAATTAGTTTCTGCCGCGCTCCGCATCCGGTTGAGTTCGAATCTCGTTCCAGCTTTGGATATTTCCACTTCCTCCCAACAGAAAGATAATCATACAAATTATGCACACGCCCGAACCAATCCAGAATAACGTTTGCCATCTGTCAATAGGATTCTAAAAGAAAAAGGCAATTGTGTATAAAATCAAGATAATTCTCTACAGGATGAAAACattcataaattaataaaaataacagataTTATATagacaaatttatataagcGTAAGCGTTAACATATACTATATGTAGTGTACATAAATTTGGAATACACATACCGATACACCTGCACATCTTTGTTAAGAGTGATGAAAATAGCAAAATGTTATACTGCAGTATGGATGAATCAGCTAGCGATGCGTCTTATAGGTACTTTTCGTACTataaattcgaaaatataGAGACGACTAGTACCTACGAGGCGACATCACGAGTATTTGGATGCATGTGAGGATTAGTTTGGCAAAGCCTTCTGGTTTGACTTATGCAATTTCCTACACTGTATATCTTACTGATATTGACACATTAATTAATACTTTATGCACATGTATGATGCGAAAATTACAGAATATGTACTTGGAATTATATGTTACATATCTAATAacatgttaattatttaaacggTAGAGAAATGAATTGCAAAAGTAGGATAAGGTAAGAATAAAGCTTGTTTTagctaagagaaatcctaaaTCGATCatagtaaaattttatgtattgtTAAAGTGTTTCATTTTGAATGCATCGCAGACACGATTCCTCAGTACTGCCCGTACTATGAATTACGCAACATAGTACATGGTTGGACTGAGGTTTCGAATATGCCAAGAGCACCTGTTGCCCGTCAACAACTCGGCTGTAACAAGATATTCATCGCTCTATTATGACGACACACgagcaaataaaatttatgtaatatatacaaataattcaaCGTGTAATTTCTCAGGAAAATCGTCAACTGCTGCGAAAAAGCGACAAGCAGATGCAAAGTAAAGCTAGCAAAAAATACATACCAAGCCACAGTAAGTGACATAGAAAGCTACTTACTCCGTATTTTCCAGCTATTTCCTCTACCATAGGAGAAATAATCATGCCAGAAGCGCAACCAACTGTGTTCATGATACCGTATATAAAGCCGGCGAAATTCGGCGATAGATCTTGATTGTTGGACAAATTAGAGATACTCGCTGCTCCATTGAAACCTAATGCCAGCACGAGAAAAACGTTCGCGAGAACCAAGTCACATCCAACGTAGCCGACTAGAATGAGGAAGATGCCTGGCAAAAAATGGGCTGCAGCAAAAGAAAAGGAACTGTCATATCTGTTCTTGATGAAAATCGAAATTAGATTACTTACAGAAGAACGTGGCGCCTTTACGTATTATGGTAACAGAGACTATTTCCTTCCGCTTGAGCGTATCACCGGCCCAGCTGAAGAAAAATCCGAACAACATCCTGCAAGCCCAAGGCAGACTAGCAGCGATACCTCCTTTCGTCAATTCGAATCCTAGAGCTTTCGTTAGGTAAAGCATCATGGCATTCTGgtagaagaataaaagaaacaaattcccGAAGTGGCAGCAGACTAAACTGAGGAAAGGTATCGAGGTAAATATTTCCTTGACTGGAGTTTCCTTCAGTGAAGGTTTTTCTTTCCTCACTGTGCCTGCTTGCGAACTGAAAAATTTACagaacaatttatatatatatatatatacacacacataacAATAAGTTATGTAATCAACCAATGGCAAACTTTTTATcaacaaataaaaacaaataacaaaaagaatattattcaaatggTATTAGTTCAACTATACTTACCTTTGAATGTATTCCTTTTCTTCGTCTGAGATACCAGGATGCTCTGTAGGAGTATCGTATGTAACTATAGCCCAGAAGAATATCCAAATCATCATTAGTAGCGATGGAATGTACCATCCGTTCTCCCAGTGTATATTTTCTGCAATACCAGCTATCATAGGATACGTTAAGATGGTACCGAATGTACCGCCGAGTAAAGACCAAACGAAACGGGCCTTCTCGTTCGGCGGTGCCCATTGTGCAACCAAACTATGACAGGCTGGAAAAGTTACTCCACCAGTAACACCGATGATTATTCTTGAGAAAAGAAGAACTCCCCAGTGAAACTGTGCAAGAATCGGGCTAATCAGCGACACTACAGCGGCTACTATGGATGTCCACAAGATCGACTGCTTAGGACCCCATTTGACAGCCATCAAGCCACCGATGAAGTTACCAGGAACATTTCCGTAACTGTATGCAGCAATCAGTTGACCGCGAATCTCAGGCTTCCAGTCGAAAGGTAGGCCATTGAATAGTTCTATGGGACTGTCTATCGGGCGAACATTTCGTTCGTCATTATTCCTGCGTACACGAATATTGTGTGCCATAGGATCCACTGCATTTTGTGTAGCTTCTATCCTCTCTGATAGGATGTAGTCTTCCAGATAGGCGCCCGGATCCAACCAAAATATCGCGCGGCGAACTCGAGACTGCTCGGCTCTGCAGACACCCTCGGTTACGTTACCCGGTAGAGCTTTGATCATTGGTACGGCGAGGATCGGCATTTGCAGACGGCACATGTAATTGGTCCAACAGGCCGTGAACATCATTATGCAGATCAGAACTCGTGTCGGAATCCATTCTGCAACAAATACGAAGGTCGGTGATGATAGGTTTCAAGTATTTGGATTTTGAAAAGTCTTTCCAAGTCCAAAACTGCTATAATTCCTATTTCTTAGTTATTTCGTTTAGGAAAATGATTATTTCCGACAAAATGTTTGCAATCTACGCAATAATTTATTAGGTTCAAATAATCTTTCTCGCCTTCGCGATTTTTCACTCACTTAAAGAGGTCCAAAATGCAGAGTCaggattattaaaaaatccgGGTATACCGGCTACCCTTTCTTGGATAGATCTGATGATAAACATTTGgattcgaagaaaattgaaaaaaaaaaatgtagcaATATATCTTATGATTGATTAATGAAGTGAATTAATGAAGAGAATTTGACGGATTGCCATGCCAACTATCTATGATTGCTCGATGTTTAGCAATGAATTTgacatttgttttttaataaaaaaaaaaactgctTATTTCGCGTGTACGTAACTTTAATATGTTCAATCATATTGCTACATTGATCTTgtatttactttatatttgtGTATTATCAAGATCtaaaggaaattaatttgatataaaaatataaattagaaacattctaattttaaaatggaatttttaaattaaaaaattttaatccaGCATAGATCAATCGATCGAAGTTTTTACGCGGAGAATGGACACAATATTGCGTTCTATTAAAAACTTCTCCAAGTAATTGTCGTTACTGCTAGttagtacatacatatagtCGTATTTCAAAGAAAGTTCTCGACCACTTTCTAAACATTCCGCCGAGTATTTACAAACTATCGTTACCGTATGctgttatttacaaaattgaaaCTGCTCCTGTTACAGATTCTACTTCCGTTTCGTGTACTATTCCGATGAAAGTTTCCTTTGGATGCTCGAATCAGCTTACCAATCGATTTCCATGTGAAATCAGTATCCAATGataatgagaaaaaaaaaaaaaaaacgaaaagaaaagaaaagaaaagaaaaagaaaaagaaataatactgAACAATATCGATGATCTTTATACACTATTAATCTTTTCGACGTTCGATGATCCAGAGATCGATCGATATGgagtttaaaattaaaaaaaaaaaaaatgtttgattaAATGGATAGTGTTACAACAAACGATGGAGATTTTTCAAAGGAAAATTAAGTGTCCTAAGTAAGCAATCTAAGTGATTGTAAGAAGGTTAAATAACGGACATGATTCGAAAACTGTGCCGACAAGAGTGGAATTTGTGTTGAACACGTACAAGAAGTTTCGACATTCGTCGAATATCAAACTTCGTACTGCCGGTAGTAACATAGTTTGAAAACGGAAAACCGCCTTTCATCGAAGactgagaaaaataaagaagaggaAACCGATTGCCGATCGAACTATCTGATCGTTTCTCGAAATTTAGTTTAAATTGGAAAGTAAATAGACGAATGAAATAGGAAAATACGTGTTTTACTCACGTGGGAAAAACTTCTCGTAATACTGTTTGTACATTCTGCGACTTCAGCAGAGGAATTTACGACACGCACCAACTAACGCGATACTCGAGACACGCTTCCTCAGGACATCGTTTGTGAAAGACGTGGAAGCAAAACAGAGGACAAAACGATGCTTACGAAAACTAGCATTCAAACACGACACACATCGGAAACTGCCGAAGGAGTAACTGGATGACATCGGTTATCCAGCCAGCTTATTTAAGTAGTCAGCAGGTAAAAGTAAGTGGGGGAGCCAGGTATATACATCCCTTCCATAGAAAGATAGGAAAGGGCACCGAAATTTGGGGATCGACCCTCGCCACCCCTGCAGACCTGCAACTGACCATTCTGTCACATTACACAGGCACCCAAAAgctttgaagaatatttttaactgaaaatttttcaaatatttcttatttcaacatccttttttttcttttttttaaattagtttcCGTTAAAACTACCTTATATTTGTAACGAATGATTGTTACGTTCAATTGTATTGAATTGTAAAAATCGGCCAGTTATCCTATTGCGGTTTGTGCCGTTGCAGcaaaattctaatttaacGTATTTTTACTTGTGTTAAAACAATctgataaaaatttacgaaataaGCGTTCTTTGTTtggattataaatattttgcatttacATAAACAAGACCGAACAAAACGTAAATGCTCATTCGTTTTTTTTCGTCGCGTGTTCCTCGCGCGACTCTGATTTGACATCATGAAACAAGGCTTccttaattttcaataatttaccattttaCGTAATTCCGCGGTCTGCAGATTGCACCACGAATTTGTGCGCTGGCTACGGAATTTCTGT contains these protein-coding regions:
- the LOC139996043 gene encoding sialin isoform X3 encodes the protein MYKQYYEKFFPQWIPTRVLICIMMFTACWTNYMCRLQMPILAVPMIKALPGNVTEGVCRAEQSRVRRAIFWLDPGAYLEDYILSERIEATQNAVDPMAHNIRVRRNNDERNVRPIDSPIELFNGLPFDWKPEIRGQLIAAYSYGNVPGNFIGGLMAVKWGPKQSILWTSIVAAVVSLISPILAQFHWGVLLFSRIIIGVTGGVTFPACHSLVAQWAPPNEKARFVWSLLGGTFGTILTYPMIAGIAENIHWENGWYIPSLLMMIWIFFWAIVTYDTPTEHPGISDEEKEYIQSSQAGTVRKEKPSLKETPVKEIFTSIPFLSLVCCHFGNLFLLFFYQNAMMLYLTKALGFELTKGGIAASLPWACRMLFGFFFSWAGDTLKRKEIVSVTIIRKGATFFSHFLPGIFLILVGYVGCDLVLANVFLVLALGFNGAASISNLSNNQDLSPNFAGFIYGIMNTVGCASGMIISPMVEEIAGKYGNPIDRWQTLFWIGSGVCIICMIIFLLGGSGNIQSWNEIRTQPDAERGRN
- the LOC139996043 gene encoding sialin isoform X1, which gives rise to MFIIRSIQERVAGIPGFFNNPDSAFWTSLKWIPTRVLICIMMFTACWTNYMCRLQMPILAVPMIKALPGNVTEGVCRAEQSRVRRAIFWLDPGAYLEDYILSERIEATQNAVDPMAHNIRVRRNNDERNVRPIDSPIELFNGLPFDWKPEIRGQLIAAYSYGNVPGNFIGGLMAVKWGPKQSILWTSIVAAVVSLISPILAQFHWGVLLFSRIIIGVTGGVTFPACHSLVAQWAPPNEKARFVWSLLGGTFGTILTYPMIAGIAENIHWENGWYIPSLLMMIWIFFWAIVTYDTPTEHPGISDEEKEYIQSSQAGTVRKEKPSLKETPVKEIFTSIPFLSLVCCHFGNLFLLFFYQNAMMLYLTKALGFELTKGGIAASLPWACRMLFGFFFSWAGDTLKRKEIVSVTIIRKGATFFSHFLPGIFLILVGYVGCDLVLANVFLVLALGFNGAASISNLSNNQDLSPNFAGFIYGIMNTVGCASGMIISPMVEEIAGKYGNPIDRWQTLFWIGSGVCIICMIIFLLGGSGNIQSWNEIRTQPDAERGRN
- the LOC139996043 gene encoding sialin isoform X2; this encodes MFCHGEERVPLISRVKKQWIPTRVLICIMMFTACWTNYMCRLQMPILAVPMIKALPGNVTEGVCRAEQSRVRRAIFWLDPGAYLEDYILSERIEATQNAVDPMAHNIRVRRNNDERNVRPIDSPIELFNGLPFDWKPEIRGQLIAAYSYGNVPGNFIGGLMAVKWGPKQSILWTSIVAAVVSLISPILAQFHWGVLLFSRIIIGVTGGVTFPACHSLVAQWAPPNEKARFVWSLLGGTFGTILTYPMIAGIAENIHWENGWYIPSLLMMIWIFFWAIVTYDTPTEHPGISDEEKEYIQSSQAGTVRKEKPSLKETPVKEIFTSIPFLSLVCCHFGNLFLLFFYQNAMMLYLTKALGFELTKGGIAASLPWACRMLFGFFFSWAGDTLKRKEIVSVTIIRKGATFFSHFLPGIFLILVGYVGCDLVLANVFLVLALGFNGAASISNLSNNQDLSPNFAGFIYGIMNTVGCASGMIISPMVEEIAGKYGNPIDRWQTLFWIGSGVCIICMIIFLLGGSGNIQSWNEIRTQPDAERGRN